TGCGAATAGCAACGCGAGGATCGCCTATCCCGATATCGACCATGCTGGGCGTGTTCTGGGCCCGGCATACTGCCATCGGTTGACCGGCCTGCTGTCGTGGCGGGCGCGCCGCGGCTACTTTCCCTATGCAAGCGGTTGTTGCCTGCTGGTGGCTATCGAGCGGGTCGCTTTGCCGCTGTTCGACGAGGACTTCTTCATGTACGGCGAGGACTGGGAGCTGGGTTGGCGGCTCGCTCAGTTGCCGGATGCGATGGCGTATGTGCACGAAACACTGGTCGAGCATGACGGCTCGGCGAGCAGCGGACTGGGGTCCGCGTTCTACGAGATGCACATGGTCGCCGCGCACCTGATCCTGGCACGCAAGCTTGCACGAAATCGGGTGGAGACAGGCATCCTGCTGGCATCCCGCACGTGCATGCTGGTGGCGCGCGGGGCGATCCGCTCGATCCGCTTCCGTTCGCTGGTGCCGTGCAAGGCTTTGTGGCATGGCGTACGGATAGCATCAGGACGTCGCTAGAAAATCCCGCCCATTGCCACGTGGTTTGCGAGGCGGCGGTGTACCAGCCACCAGCCAATCAGCGCCATGCTTGTTTCGGCGATGACGAGAGCCACGGCCAGTCCGCGGATACCATAATGCGGCGCCAGCGCCAGCATGCTGCCGACCAGAAGCAGGATGCCGGAGAGCTCGAACGCCATACGCTCCAGCGGCTTGCCCAATGCAACCAGCACGGCACCAGCAGCCAGTCGCAGCGAGAGCAAGGGTGCAACCGCGGCCAGCCACGGCATCAACTGGGCCATGGCCACGAACGACGTGCCGAACAACCACGGCAGTAACGGACTGCATAGTGCCAACAACAGTCCACTGGCGAGGCCCCAGGCCAGTGCCAGCAAGGCGATCAGGCCGATCAGCCGCTGCCCTTCCCGGGTGGGTGTGTGCGCGTGTCGAAACAATCGGGGCAGCGATGCCAGCAACATGGCAGTCACTGGCATCACCGTGGCCGCCATAACGCGTGCCGTGGCCGCGTAGATGCCCGCGTCGTGTGCACCAACCAGGCGAACAGCAATGATCTTGTCCAATTCGGAGGGGTTCGCCGCAACCAGATTCATTGCCGCATACGAGGCGCCGTCGCTCAGCTCCTCTCGGGTGGCACGGCGTGGGCGCCAATCCAGTGTCACGAGACGGCTGGTGATCCACAAGCCCAGCAGCAAGCCGAGCAGCGACGCGAGCAGCTGGAAGAAGACATAGGCCGAAAGCCGTTGTCCATCTGGCAAGAGGAAGCAAGGCAATACCGCAAGCACTCTTAGGCCCAGCGGCAGCCATTGCACGCATTGACTCAACGGTACCCGTTCGCGCGCCTGCAAGGCGAAACTCAGCAACATGGTGAACGGCGTCAACAGCAACTCGGCCGCACCCATCGCTAGCAGGACGTGCAGTGGAAGCGCCGGCCGGGTAACAAAGCTGGCAACGACGATATAGAAGGCCAGCAACAGCAGTCCGAACAATACCGTCATCGGCCACGCATAACGCCATACGGCGGCCGTGCCGTTGGCGTCGTGCGCGTTCCGGGCCAACATCACGAAGCCGGCGCCGAAATTGGGCAGCAGGCCCAGCACCACGGCCAGTGAAGCAGCGGCGGCGAAGCTCCCGTAAGCACGCGGTCCGAGCAATCGCGTAAGCAGAACCAGGACCACCGCCTGGGTCATTACCCGCAGCCCGAGCATGACGCTGGTCTGCAGACTGCTGCGCGCGAGTGGGCCTTTCAATGGGTGCTCATTGATGGGACGGGTGCGGACAAATCGGATAGTTGCGTACGCAATTGGTCCAGAGTGTTGGTCAGGCGACCGCCGATATTCAACCGATCCAATCGTTCCAAGGCTTTTTCGGCTTCGGTCTTGCGGCCCCGCGCGGCCAGCATACGAATCAAGGTGATCTGATAGGCGGGTTCGTTCGGGCTGGTCTTCACCGCTTCCTCAGTCATCCGCTCGCCCAGCACATGATCCCCAAGCGCGTTCCATGCGTAGTCGCCATACGTGGCCAACAGGCGAGCGCTGGAGTGGTCATGTGACAGGGCGGCGAGGAAGGTGGCGGTCATCCGCGCGGGAGACAGATTGCAGCGGCGCTCATTCATGCACTGGGTCAGCGCCCCTAACGAACTTTCATCCTGGACGCCTGGCTTATGGGTCCTGAGCTTGATGATCATGCTGTCCCACCACGCCTCCTTGATCGGCAGCCCCATGCGCGCATTCATGAAAATCAGCGCCTGCTCCGGAAGAATCGATGAGTTCGGCAGCGCGGCAGCTTTTTCCAGCGGTGCGTAGGCCAGTTTTGTGAAAGGTGAAGCGGGATCGTAGTGCGAGTAGATGATGTAGGTGCGCCCCAGTTCGTACTGGGCCCGCGGCGACTGTGGTGCGCGCACGGCGAGGTCTTCCGCCAGGCGCAGCGGGTTGCCCCAAGCGTAGGCGGTAAGGGCCGCCAAGACGGTCCAGCAAAGCATCAGCCCGGCCAGCAGCACATATCGCGGCAACGCGAACAGGGACGATTGCGGCATGGCGAGTAGCGGCACGGTCGCCAGCAGTAGACCGAAGCTTGCGAAGTAGTTGCGATGCTCGTAGATCAGCTCCAGCGGCAGGATGGTGCCGGTGAGCAACTGGCAGCTGAGAAACAGTGCGATACCGAGTGCCGCCAGCGGTCTGCAGGGGCGCAGCCACAGCATCAGTGCGACCAAGGCAGCAAGAAAAACGATGCTGACCAACGTGCTCCAGGGGGAGAGCAACCCGGTCGAAACCCGGAAGTCGTCGTGATAGAACGACAGGGCGCTCGGTGTGGGCAGCAGGGTCCACGCGATGTAGTCGACGACAATGCGTGCTTCGCTGAGCAGGCGGGTGCCCAAGGTGAAATCGCGCGCGGCCCAGGTTTCTGGTCTCAGCACACCGGGCAGGAGCCAGGCCAGTCCCGCGATCATGGGCAGGGCGAGCACCAGCAGGAACAGGCCGATCACGCGCAGGTCGGCGCGTTGCGGCGACGACGCATCATGCTGTGCCTGTATTGGCCTGCCGAAACGAAACAGCGCCCATTCGACCAGGAGTGCGTACAGGGGAAGCATCACCGCGGTTTCCTTGGCGAGGATACCGAGGGCTGTCGGTATCGTGATGCTCGCTGCGCACAGGATGAAGCCTCTCCAGGTTTCGCCGCCTGCACGATCCGAGAGGTAGCCGAGCATGCGGCGGCGGCCCGCCACGTAGCCGAGCAACCCCAGCAGCACGAACAGGTTGGCCATGCTTTCCATGCGCTGCACCACGTACAGCACGGCGGTGAGGTTGATCGGCAACAGCATCCAGCCAGTGGCGATCAGTGCCGCAATGAGCGGAGTGCGCAGATGCCGGCCGGAGGGATCGGATCGCAGCAGCGCCATCGACAGCAGATACACCAGCCAGCCGTTCAGCAGGTGGATCAGCAGGTTGGTCAGCTTCATCCAGTACGGATCGAGGCCGGTGGTCAAGTAGTTGACGGCAAAGCTCAGCGAGGCCAGTGGCCGTTTGAAGTCACTCGCCGGTGAGGAAAGTGCAGCACCGACCAGCGACGGGATGCTGGCGTCGTGCGGCTGCACGCCCTTGTTGTCGACGATGTTGGGGTAGTCGTCGAACAGGAAGCCGCCGGAGAGTCCCGGCCAGTAGATGGCCAGGGTGATGGCGAAGGCGCCAAGCAGTGTCAGGAGGCGCCACGGCGGGCGGCGAAGGAGGTCCATCAATCTGACGTGCCTGCTGGAGAGGTGTGGCCGGAAGTATTCATGGAGTCCGCCCTGGCGTCGAGCGCGAGTTGTCGGCGCAGGTGATCCAGCTCGTGGGGCCAGTAGTGCTGATGTTCGAGTACCCAGGCGTGCAGCCATGGCATGCCGAAGCCGGGCTTCATGGCATTCCCGCGAACCGTTTCGTAGTGGTCGAGCAGACGCAAACCGTGCGACGGGTAGCCAGCACGCCCCAAGGTCGCAGCGGCTTCGAGGGCCATGCC
This genomic stretch from Rhodanobacter thiooxydans harbors:
- a CDS encoding glycosyltransferase family 2 protein gives rise to the protein MGRQITGLLLNYRDAVRSISCIHSLLGQGIQHVVVWDNSADGGTSAAAIAAAFVHDARVDLHVSAANLGFAAGVNRGLEHCRQRYPGAWVLLINNDARLLPGGLTKLVDALVANSNARIAYPDIDHAGRVLGPAYCHRLTGLLSWRARRGYFPYASGCCLLVAIERVALPLFDEDFFMYGEDWELGWRLAQLPDAMAYVHETLVEHDGSASSGLGSAFYEMHMVAAHLILARKLARNRVETGILLASRTCMLVARGAIRSIRFRSLVPCKALWHGVRIASGRR
- a CDS encoding lipopolysaccharide biosynthesis protein, whose protein sequence is MKGPLARSSLQTSVMLGLRVMTQAVVLVLLTRLLGPRAYGSFAAAASLAVVLGLLPNFGAGFVMLARNAHDANGTAAVWRYAWPMTVLFGLLLLAFYIVVASFVTRPALPLHVLLAMGAAELLLTPFTMLLSFALQARERVPLSQCVQWLPLGLRVLAVLPCFLLPDGQRLSAYVFFQLLASLLGLLLGLWITSRLVTLDWRPRRATREELSDGASYAAMNLVAANPSELDKIIAVRLVGAHDAGIYAATARVMAATVMPVTAMLLASLPRLFRHAHTPTREGQRLIGLIALLALAWGLASGLLLALCSPLLPWLFGTSFVAMAQLMPWLAAVAPLLSLRLAAGAVLVALGKPLERMAFELSGILLLVGSMLALAPHYGIRGLAVALVIAETSMALIGWWLVHRRLANHVAMGGIF
- a CDS encoding tetratricopeptide repeat protein, producing the protein MDLLRRPPWRLLTLLGAFAITLAIYWPGLSGGFLFDDYPNIVDNKGVQPHDASIPSLVGAALSSPASDFKRPLASLSFAVNYLTTGLDPYWMKLTNLLIHLLNGWLVYLLSMALLRSDPSGRHLRTPLIAALIATGWMLLPINLTAVLYVVQRMESMANLFVLLGLLGYVAGRRRMLGYLSDRAGGETWRGFILCAASITIPTALGILAKETAVMLPLYALLVEWALFRFGRPIQAQHDASSPQRADLRVIGLFLLVLALPMIAGLAWLLPGVLRPETWAARDFTLGTRLLSEARIVVDYIAWTLLPTPSALSFYHDDFRVSTGLLSPWSTLVSIVFLAALVALMLWLRPCRPLAALGIALFLSCQLLTGTILPLELIYEHRNYFASFGLLLATVPLLAMPQSSLFALPRYVLLAGLMLCWTVLAALTAYAWGNPLRLAEDLAVRAPQSPRAQYELGRTYIIYSHYDPASPFTKLAYAPLEKAAALPNSSILPEQALIFMNARMGLPIKEAWWDSMIIKLRTHKPGVQDESSLGALTQCMNERRCNLSPARMTATFLAALSHDHSSARLLATYGDYAWNALGDHVLGERMTEEAVKTSPNEPAYQITLIRMLAARGRKTEAEKALERLDRLNIGGRLTNTLDQLRTQLSDLSAPVPSMSTH